Proteins from a genomic interval of Sphingopyxis sp. QXT-31:
- a CDS encoding TetR/AcrR family transcriptional regulator encodes MTTTNRPPSDTQAPRRAPRGSARAALIAAAHSTVRKQGYAATSVDEICAVAGVTKGAFFHHFASKEALAVAAAEGWTERARPMFELAPHNRLDDPLDRLLGHIDFRLAMLDGPTEDYTCFVGTMVQEAYATSDRIRAACEASINAYCQALAPDIQATIDLYGAPEDVSAIGLAQHVQSVLQGAFVLAKTTNDPAIARGTVTHLKRYVRMLFGRGGAA; translated from the coding sequence ATGACGACGACGAATCGCCCTCCCTCCGACACCCAAGCGCCGCGCCGGGCTCCGCGTGGCAGCGCGCGCGCCGCGCTGATCGCTGCGGCGCACAGCACGGTGCGCAAACAGGGCTATGCCGCGACCAGCGTCGACGAGATTTGCGCGGTCGCGGGGGTCACCAAGGGCGCCTTCTTCCACCATTTCGCGTCGAAGGAAGCGCTCGCCGTCGCGGCGGCCGAGGGCTGGACCGAACGCGCGCGGCCGATGTTCGAACTCGCGCCGCACAACCGGCTCGACGATCCGCTCGACCGGCTGCTCGGCCATATCGATTTCCGCCTGGCGATGCTCGACGGCCCGACCGAGGATTATACCTGCTTCGTCGGCACGATGGTGCAGGAGGCCTATGCGACCAGCGACCGCATCCGCGCGGCGTGCGAGGCGAGCATCAACGCCTATTGCCAGGCGCTCGCCCCCGACATCCAGGCCACGATCGATCTGTACGGCGCCCCCGAGGACGTCAGCGCGATCGGCCTCGCCCAGCATGTCCAGTCGGTGCTGCAGGGCGCCTTCGTCCTGGCGAAGACCACGAACGACCCGGCGATTGCGCGCGGCACCGTCACCCATCTGAAGCGTTATGTCCGGATGCTGTTCGGACGCGGAGGCGCGGCTTGA
- a CDS encoding YifB family Mg chelatase-like AAA ATPase, with protein sequence MVAIVSTVAYLGIDARGVEVQCQITPGVPRFVVVGLPDKAVGESRERVRAAIAAIGLSLPPKVITVNLSPADLPKEGSHYDLPIALALLGAMGVIDPETLASYVVVGELGLDGRVASSPGVLLAAIHAASVERGLVCPAAQGPEAAWAGQVEVLGAPDLLSLLNHFRGSALLAAPVPGEVEAPVRGADLAQVKGQETAKRALEIAAAGAHNLMMSGPPGAGKSLMAACMPGILPDLTPAEALEVSMIASVAGTLEGGRLVRARPFRSPHHSASMPALVGGGLRVRPGEVSLAHLGVLFLDELPEFQRAVLDSLRQPLETGEVSVARANAHVTFPARVQLVAAMNPCRCGHLGDPALACSRAPRCAADYQAKLSGPLLDRIDLHVEVEAVRAADLVLPPPAEGSAEVAARVAAARNVQTARYAEHKARTNAEIDGELLETVATPDEPGRKLLAQAAEAMRLSARGYTRILRVARTIADLAGVDSVGRIHVAEALSYRRQAPRS encoded by the coding sequence ATGGTCGCGATCGTTTCCACCGTCGCCTATCTCGGCATCGACGCGCGCGGGGTCGAGGTGCAGTGCCAGATCACGCCGGGCGTGCCGCGCTTCGTCGTTGTCGGGCTACCCGACAAGGCGGTCGGCGAAAGCCGCGAGCGCGTGCGCGCCGCGATCGCCGCGATCGGCCTGTCGCTGCCGCCCAAGGTGATCACCGTCAACCTGTCGCCCGCCGACCTGCCCAAGGAGGGCTCGCATTACGACCTGCCGATCGCGCTCGCGCTGCTCGGCGCGATGGGGGTGATCGATCCCGAGACGCTCGCGTCCTACGTCGTGGTCGGTGAGCTCGGGCTCGACGGGCGCGTCGCGTCCTCGCCCGGGGTGCTGCTCGCCGCGATTCACGCCGCGAGCGTCGAGCGCGGGCTCGTCTGCCCCGCGGCGCAGGGGCCCGAGGCGGCGTGGGCGGGGCAGGTCGAGGTGCTCGGCGCGCCCGACCTCCTGTCGCTGCTCAACCATTTCCGCGGCAGCGCCCTGCTCGCCGCGCCGGTGCCGGGCGAGGTCGAAGCGCCCGTGCGCGGCGCCGACCTCGCGCAGGTCAAGGGGCAGGAAACCGCGAAGCGCGCGCTCGAAATCGCCGCGGCGGGCGCGCATAATCTGATGATGTCGGGCCCGCCCGGCGCGGGCAAGTCGCTGATGGCGGCGTGCATGCCGGGCATCCTCCCCGACCTCACGCCCGCCGAGGCGCTCGAAGTCTCGATGATCGCCTCGGTCGCGGGCACGCTCGAGGGCGGGCGGCTCGTGCGTGCGCGGCCCTTTCGCAGCCCCCATCATTCGGCGTCGATGCCTGCGCTCGTCGGCGGCGGGCTGCGCGTGCGTCCGGGCGAGGTCAGCCTCGCGCATCTTGGCGTGCTGTTCCTCGACGAACTGCCCGAGTTCCAACGCGCGGTGCTCGATTCGCTGCGCCAGCCGCTCGAGACGGGCGAGGTGAGCGTCGCGCGCGCCAACGCGCATGTCACCTTTCCCGCGCGCGTCCAGCTCGTGGCAGCGATGAACCCGTGCCGCTGCGGCCATTTGGGAGACCCCGCGCTCGCGTGCAGCCGCGCGCCGCGCTGCGCCGCCGACTATCAGGCCAAGCTCTCGGGGCCGCTGCTCGACCGCATCGACCTGCACGTCGAGGTCGAGGCGGTGCGCGCCGCCGACCTCGTGCTCCCGCCCCCCGCCGAGGGCAGCGCCGAGGTCGCCGCGCGCGTTGCCGCGGCGCGCAATGTCCAGACCGCGCGCTACGCCGAACACAAGGCGCGCACCAATGCCGAGATCGACGGCGAGCTGCTCGAGACGGTCGCGACCCCCGACGAACCGGGGCGGAAACTGCTCGCGCAGGCGGCGGAGGCGATGCGGCTCTCGGCGCGCGGCTATACGCGCATATTGCGCGTTGCGCGCACCATCGCCGACCTCGCAGGCGTGGACAGCGTCGGGCGCATCCATGTCGCCGAGGCGCTGAGCTATCGGCGGCAGGCGCCGCGCAGCTGA
- a CDS encoding DUF1905 domain-containing protein: MHDIVFDTVIIEWRGPAPFLFAPVPDDHVGEIRYAALSESYGWGVVPVIATIGSTEFATSLFPRDGTYLLPVKVAVQKAEGVGLGDSVRVAMRVGRR, from the coding sequence ATGCACGATATCGTGTTCGACACAGTGATCATCGAATGGCGCGGCCCCGCGCCCTTCCTCTTCGCGCCGGTGCCCGACGACCATGTCGGCGAGATCCGCTATGCCGCGCTCTCCGAAAGCTATGGCTGGGGCGTCGTGCCGGTGATCGCGACGATTGGTTCGACCGAGTTCGCGACCTCGCTCTTCCCCCGCGACGGCACCTATCTGCTGCCGGTGAAGGTCGCGGTGCAGAAGGCCGAAGGCGTCGGGCTCGGCGACAGCGTGCGCGTCGCGATGCGCGTCGGTCGCCGGTGA
- a CDS encoding sensor domain-containing diguanylate cyclase: protein MTVLRDPLAKLCGRLMLGLALLLLGFAAAPAQAVTLNGEGRLCHAVSGSDVPDGSLESLRYACAGTPEGYHRGSLWLRTDPAKVVLARGDLALLVHQTRFDRLAVAFTYADGQTRWQQVRQGDYGSHWRAGGQILFEAPERSAKLSSVTLRFDRLASYGLMRARLLPKGEAVVQSTGMAVGVGAALTLLLVSGIYSLSLAVAVRRQYLAWQAGWSATMLVWGALWSQAHLALFPGLAGTVSAQLATLLACFAIAVATASAVLAIERSVVPRWLRTGALSLGAIVGVIGIPLALIRSDSLAAWGNVLGLLVVTDLIAVALCLGWAWRRGSVEARDFLAAWCLPMAVLAFIHIVDVDDSVWGGGSKLLVLAAATWQALWLSASATRRLATLRVERDSARESEALAQQLARRDPLTGLPNRRGFVDSVTPLLERARAEDLPAALLLVDIDRFKSINDIHGHDAGDAVLCEIGRRIARWEGTMCTAARLGGEEFGLLTVGMDGMVLARFAESVRLGIASCDHREVIGERIVTASVGVAEVRPASDFQQLYRLADEALYDAKRGGRDCVVIQRSSTAAPGEQTDREAMTSR from the coding sequence ATGACCGTCTTGCGCGATCCCCTGGCGAAGCTCTGCGGCCGGCTGATGCTCGGCCTGGCGCTGCTGCTGCTCGGCTTTGCCGCGGCGCCTGCGCAGGCGGTGACGCTGAACGGCGAGGGCAGGCTCTGCCATGCGGTGAGCGGTTCCGATGTGCCCGACGGTAGTCTCGAATCGCTGCGCTATGCCTGCGCCGGCACGCCCGAAGGCTATCATCGCGGCAGCCTGTGGCTGCGCACCGATCCGGCGAAGGTGGTGCTCGCGCGCGGCGACCTCGCCTTGCTCGTCCACCAGACGCGCTTCGACCGGCTCGCGGTCGCCTTCACCTACGCCGACGGACAGACGCGCTGGCAGCAGGTGCGGCAGGGCGATTATGGGTCGCACTGGCGCGCGGGCGGGCAGATCCTGTTCGAGGCGCCGGAGCGCAGCGCGAAGCTCAGCAGCGTGACTCTGCGCTTCGACCGGCTCGCGAGCTATGGATTGATGCGCGCGCGGCTGCTGCCCAAGGGCGAGGCGGTGGTGCAGTCGACCGGCATGGCGGTCGGCGTCGGCGCGGCGCTGACGTTGCTGCTCGTCAGCGGCATCTACAGCCTGTCGCTCGCGGTCGCGGTGCGGCGGCAATATCTCGCGTGGCAGGCGGGCTGGTCGGCGACGATGCTTGTCTGGGGCGCGCTCTGGTCGCAGGCGCATCTCGCGCTCTTCCCCGGCCTCGCGGGCACGGTGTCGGCGCAGCTAGCGACCCTGCTCGCCTGTTTCGCCATCGCGGTCGCCACCGCGAGCGCGGTGCTGGCGATCGAGCGCAGCGTCGTGCCGCGCTGGCTGCGCACGGGTGCGCTGTCGCTCGGGGCTATCGTCGGCGTCATCGGCATCCCGCTGGCGCTCATCCGCAGCGATAGCCTCGCCGCGTGGGGCAATGTCCTCGGGCTGCTCGTCGTCACCGACCTGATCGCGGTGGCGCTCTGCCTCGGCTGGGCGTGGCGCCGCGGCTCGGTTGAGGCGCGCGATTTTCTCGCCGCCTGGTGCCTGCCGATGGCGGTGCTCGCCTTCATCCATATCGTCGACGTCGACGACAGCGTGTGGGGCGGCGGATCGAAATTGCTCGTGCTCGCCGCGGCGACGTGGCAGGCGCTGTGGCTGTCGGCCTCGGCGACGCGGCGGCTCGCGACGCTCCGCGTCGAGCGCGACAGCGCGCGCGAATCGGAGGCGCTGGCGCAGCAACTCGCGCGTCGCGACCCGCTGACCGGATTGCCCAACCGCCGCGGCTTCGTCGACAGCGTAACGCCCCTGCTCGAACGCGCGCGCGCCGAGGACCTGCCCGCGGCGCTGCTGCTGGTCGACATCGACCGCTTCAAGTCGATCAACGACATCCACGGCCATGACGCGGGCGACGCGGTGCTGTGCGAGATCGGGCGCCGCATCGCGCGCTGGGAGGGGACGATGTGCACCGCGGCGCGGCTGGGCGGCGAGGAGTTCGGGCTGCTCACCGTCGGCATGGACGGGATGGTGCTCGCGCGCTTCGCCGAGAGCGTCCGCCTCGGCATCGCTTCGTGCGACCATCGCGAGGTCATCGGCGAGCGCATCGTCACTGCGAGCGTTGGGGTCGCCGAGGTGCGCCCGGCGAGCGATTTCCAGCAGCTCTACCGCCTGGCCGACGAGGCGCTCTACGACGCCAAGCGCGGCGGGCGCGACTGCGTGGTCATCCAGCGCAGCAGCACGGCTGCGCCCGGCGAGCAGACCGACCGCGAGGCGATGACCTCGCGCTAA
- a CDS encoding DUF2945 domain-containing protein, with protein sequence MGDHVHWAWGRGEGRGRIAERFERRVERIIKGSRIVRNGSAANPAYRIEMIDGREVLKLGSELGDD encoded by the coding sequence GTGGGCGACCATGTCCATTGGGCGTGGGGACGCGGCGAAGGGCGCGGCCGCATCGCCGAGCGCTTCGAACGCCGCGTCGAACGTATCATCAAGGGCAGCCGCATCGTCCGCAACGGGTCGGCCGCGAACCCCGCCTATCGGATCGAGATGATCGACGGCCGCGAAGTGCTGAAGCTCGGCAGCGAACTCGGCGACGATTAG
- a CDS encoding bactofilin family protein, producing MATGARHTTFSILGSDVVVTGNVSATVDLHVDGKIEGDLKCANLVQGEASEIKGAVVAETAKIAGLVDGSIEAKTLIVHATARITGDVVYETITIENGGKIDGKLSHRRHGAGVAKAPPPLEVVENKASLGI from the coding sequence ATGGCGACCGGCGCGCGTCATACGACCTTTTCGATCCTCGGATCGGACGTGGTCGTCACCGGCAATGTCTCGGCGACCGTCGACCTGCACGTCGACGGCAAGATCGAGGGCGACCTGAAATGCGCCAACCTCGTCCAGGGCGAGGCGAGCGAGATCAAGGGCGCGGTGGTCGCCGAGACCGCGAAGATTGCGGGCCTCGTCGACGGCTCGATCGAGGCGAAGACCCTGATCGTCCACGCCACCGCGCGGATCACCGGCGACGTCGTCTACGAAACGATCACGATCGAAAATGGCGGCAAGATCGACGGCAAGCTGTCGCACCGCCGCCACGGCGCGGGCGTCGCCAAGGCACCGCCGCCGCTCGAGGTCGTCGAGAATAAGGCCTCGCTCGGCATCTGA
- a CDS encoding M23 family metallopeptidase encodes MSSKSTGLRHWRQRFNALFQDHEIFIRTHGQVRFLRISAKWQKRVALIAAAVLLAWAGATLAVLVNQLLTSGERAAVAQQQAAAAADLARIAKYRDSVAETAADLAERQDQLDEWSKVHFGVEADAVTAEEGAAAPEPKAEPAALETSAIDPSLPPEAQALARLEQRQEAFAGRLLAAVNDRAAKAETAVAALGLDPKGLVRSAAAGRGGPFIPYRGKMGKAKAFGPSFAKLEGALFRMEVLERTLVAVPSGNPADVMMMSSGFGYRSDPFTGAGAMHAGLDFRGPIGTPILAAAPGKIVFVGQKSGYGNVVEVDHGQGILTRYAHLSGFTTRVGTQVAAGEQIAKMGSTGRSTGSHLHFEVRLNGVAVNPRRFLEAKADVLEVKDDARQRVGSVASAAR; translated from the coding sequence TTGTCATCGAAATCGACGGGCCTGCGCCATTGGCGCCAGCGCTTCAACGCGCTGTTTCAGGACCATGAAATCTTCATCCGCACGCACGGTCAGGTGCGTTTCCTTCGTATCAGCGCCAAATGGCAGAAGCGCGTCGCGCTCATCGCCGCCGCGGTGCTGCTCGCCTGGGCGGGCGCGACGCTGGCGGTGCTGGTCAACCAGCTGCTGACCTCGGGCGAGCGCGCCGCGGTGGCGCAGCAGCAGGCCGCCGCGGCCGCCGACTTGGCGCGGATCGCAAAATATCGCGACAGCGTCGCCGAAACCGCCGCCGACCTCGCCGAGCGGCAGGACCAGCTCGACGAATGGTCGAAGGTGCATTTCGGGGTCGAGGCCGACGCGGTCACCGCCGAGGAAGGCGCGGCCGCCCCCGAGCCGAAGGCCGAACCCGCCGCGCTCGAAACCAGCGCGATCGACCCCAGCCTGCCCCCCGAGGCGCAGGCGCTCGCGCGCCTCGAACAGCGGCAGGAAGCCTTCGCGGGCCGCCTGCTCGCCGCCGTGAACGACCGCGCCGCCAAGGCCGAGACCGCGGTGGCCGCGCTCGGGCTCGACCCCAAGGGCCTCGTCCGCAGCGCCGCGGCCGGCCGCGGTGGTCCCTTCATCCCGTACCGCGGCAAGATGGGCAAGGCGAAGGCCTTCGGCCCGTCCTTCGCCAAGCTCGAAGGCGCGCTGTTCCGCATGGAAGTGCTCGAGCGCACGCTCGTCGCGGTGCCCTCGGGCAACCCCGCCGACGTGATGATGATGTCGTCGGGCTTCGGCTATCGCAGCGATCCGTTCACCGGCGCGGGTGCGATGCACGCCGGCCTCGACTTCCGCGGCCCGATCGGCACCCCGATCCTCGCCGCCGCGCCGGGCAAGATCGTGTTCGTCGGCCAGAAGTCGGGTTACGGCAATGTCGTCGAGGTCGATCATGGTCAGGGTATCTTAACCCGCTATGCGCACTTGTCGGGGTTCACCACGCGGGTGGGAACGCAGGTCGCGGCCGGGGAACAGATCGCCAAAATGGGTTCGACCGGGCGCTCGACCGGTAGCCACCTGCATTTCGAAGTTCGTTTGAACGGCGTCGCGGTCAACCCCCGCCGTTTTCTGGAGGCCAAAGCCGATGTTCTCGAAGTCAAAGACGACGCCCGACAGCGAGTCGGTTCCGTCGCCAGTGCCGCCCGCTAA
- a CDS encoding methyltransferase family protein: MTVPAGAEQAAESPAKSVARPRSAVSNGVGIVGLIGLFSYLLIARYAPEIAGFLGIDWGNHGPLSGPNSAIASVLACAIPMVLWSVFVDKVHRNPSTGIDWSLRRPWRATVDISLTKLAGLWTTWGMIALTYALMRYYWEGNYAFSMDLLERVAPWLLLISVPYMLWLDRRMIEPRDGCYQFGRWLIAPGQPVDGRAIGHHFRAWGVKGFFTAFMLSIVPGNFSALVTVSMSEVLANPYMTGLWAINLLYLVDVHIATVGYILTLKPLDSHIRTANPYGMAWVAALVCYPPFILMNGGPLDYQVNGSDWGYWLEGHDTVMVIWAVALVSLTAIYSWATMAFGIRFSNLTHRGVLTHGPYKYTRHPAYLSKNLSWWIGAMPFLATSGGWVEGVRNTVLLGLVSGVYYWRAKTEEKHLLADPAYQAYWNWAQENAPVPRFFAKLSGRKRPLIRLEPDERIGPVA; encoded by the coding sequence ATGACGGTGCCCGCGGGCGCCGAGCAAGCCGCGGAATCCCCGGCGAAATCGGTCGCGCGCCCGCGTTCGGCGGTCAGCAACGGGGTCGGCATCGTCGGGCTGATTGGACTCTTCTCCTATCTGCTGATCGCGCGCTACGCGCCCGAGATCGCGGGTTTCCTCGGCATCGACTGGGGCAATCACGGGCCGCTCTCGGGGCCCAATTCGGCGATCGCGAGCGTGCTCGCCTGTGCGATCCCGATGGTGCTGTGGTCGGTCTTCGTCGACAAGGTGCATCGCAACCCCTCGACCGGCATCGACTGGTCGCTGCGCCGGCCGTGGCGCGCGACGGTCGATATCAGCCTGACCAAGCTCGCGGGCCTCTGGACGACCTGGGGCATGATCGCGCTGACCTATGCGCTGATGCGCTATTATTGGGAGGGCAATTACGCTTTCTCGATGGACCTGCTCGAGCGCGTCGCGCCGTGGCTGCTGCTGATCTCGGTGCCCTATATGCTGTGGCTCGATCGCCGCATGATCGAGCCGCGCGACGGCTGCTACCAGTTCGGGCGCTGGCTGATCGCGCCCGGCCAGCCCGTCGACGGCCGCGCGATCGGCCATCATTTCCGCGCCTGGGGCGTGAAGGGCTTTTTCACGGCCTTCATGCTGTCGATCGTGCCCGGCAATTTCTCGGCGCTGGTGACGGTGTCGATGAGCGAGGTGCTCGCGAATCCCTACATGACCGGGCTGTGGGCGATCAACCTGCTCTATCTGGTGGACGTCCATATCGCGACGGTCGGCTATATCCTGACGCTGAAGCCGCTCGATTCGCACATCCGCACCGCGAATCCCTATGGCATGGCCTGGGTCGCGGCGCTGGTCTGCTACCCGCCCTTCATCCTGATGAACGGCGGCCCGCTCGACTATCAGGTCAACGGGTCCGACTGGGGCTATTGGCTCGAGGGCCATGACACGGTGATGGTCATATGGGCGGTCGCCCTGGTATCGCTGACCGCGATCTACAGCTGGGCGACGATGGCGTTCGGCATCCGCTTCTCGAACCTCACGCACCGCGGCGTGCTGACCCACGGGCCGTATAAATATACGCGCCACCCGGCCTATCTCTCGAAGAATTTGAGCTGGTGGATCGGCGCGATGCCCTTCCTCGCGACCAGCGGCGGCTGGGTCGAGGGGGTGCGCAACACGGTGCTGCTGGGGTTGGTCAGCGGGGTCTATTACTGGCGCGCCAAGACCGAGGAGAAGCACCTCCTCGCCGATCCCGCCTATCAGGCCTATTGGAACTGGGCGCAGGAGAATGCGCCGGTGCCGCGCTTCTTTGCCAAGCTGAGCGGGCGCAAGCGGCCGTTGATCCGGCTGGAACCCGACGAGCGGATCGGGCCGGTCGCGTAA
- a CDS encoding TonB-dependent receptor — protein MRHFPSATAIALVLAATGFAVPAVAQDTAPVADDSGLTDIIVTAQRREESLQDVPVAVSVLSGDTLGAITSTGSDIRALAGRVPSLNIESSYGRSFPRFYIRGLGNTDFDLNASQPVSLVYDDVVLENPILKGFPIFDLDRVEVLRGPQGTLFGRNTPAGIVKFDTVKPGKTGGYAKVSYGRYGTSQVEVAAGAADDNGFSVRLSTLFQHRNDWVDNVATPAKKDLGGYDDIAARLQLQYESGPFTARAVGQVRVYDGSAIIFRANTQIPGSNDLVGLGGAGTEFERDKVYQDGINFQKLNTYNAGLNLEYDFGPVTLYSITSYWNGNFKSRGDIDGGFGAVFLPVSGPGLIPFQAQSQDNVPSLDQFTQEIRVASNNSTGLGYQFGVFYFDEGLDITSFEFGGPTDATPSAIAVQRQDSEAYGIFGSVNYAFDNGLKLQAGARYNHDTRDFVAARPVETRPPFVVSPNTPVPPQAATVKGKLLTWDASATYEASDAVTIYARVARGYRAPSVQGRLTFSRVISTADQEETISYEAGIKTAFLNDKVRFNLTGYYFDTKDLQLTAVGGTANVASLLNVDAKGHGVEAELQAAPAPRLTFSVGGAWNVAEIDDAGAFVAGCGSATPCTVLDPQRPGSPGIFSIDGNQLPQSPKWTVNWTAGYEIPVGDGAVYAFTDWYYRSKVQFFLYRSVEFSDDKLLEGGLRVGYKTDRFDVAAFVRNITGDKSATGGIDFNNLTSYVNEPRIWGAEASVKF, from the coding sequence ATGCGCCACTTTCCTTCCGCTACCGCTATAGCTCTCGTTCTCGCCGCCACCGGCTTCGCCGTGCCCGCCGTCGCGCAGGACACCGCCCCCGTTGCCGACGACAGCGGTCTCACCGACATCATCGTCACCGCGCAGCGCCGCGAGGAAAGCCTGCAGGACGTCCCCGTCGCCGTCTCAGTCCTATCGGGCGACACGCTCGGCGCGATCACCTCGACCGGCTCCGACATCCGCGCGCTCGCCGGCCGCGTGCCCAGCCTCAACATCGAGAGCTCCTACGGCCGCTCCTTCCCGCGCTTCTATATCCGCGGCCTCGGCAACACCGACTTCGACCTCAACGCCTCGCAGCCGGTCAGCCTCGTCTATGACGATGTCGTGCTCGAAAACCCGATCCTGAAGGGCTTCCCGATCTTCGACCTCGACCGCGTCGAGGTCCTCCGCGGGCCGCAGGGCACGCTCTTCGGCCGCAACACCCCCGCGGGCATCGTCAAGTTCGACACCGTCAAGCCCGGCAAGACCGGCGGCTATGCCAAGGTCAGCTACGGCCGCTACGGCACCAGCCAGGTCGAGGTTGCCGCTGGCGCCGCCGACGACAATGGCTTCTCGGTCCGCCTCTCGACCCTGTTCCAGCACCGCAATGACTGGGTCGACAATGTCGCGACCCCGGCGAAGAAGGACCTCGGCGGTTACGACGACATCGCCGCGCGCCTCCAGCTGCAATATGAAAGCGGCCCCTTCACCGCGCGCGCGGTCGGCCAGGTCCGCGTCTACGACGGCTCGGCGATCATCTTCCGCGCCAACACGCAGATCCCGGGCAGCAACGACCTCGTCGGTCTCGGCGGCGCGGGCACCGAATTCGAGCGCGACAAGGTCTATCAGGACGGCATCAACTTCCAGAAGCTCAACACCTATAACGCCGGGCTGAACCTCGAATATGATTTCGGGCCGGTGACGCTCTATTCGATCACCTCCTATTGGAACGGCAATTTCAAGAGCCGCGGCGACATCGACGGCGGCTTCGGTGCGGTGTTCCTGCCGGTGTCGGGCCCCGGCCTGATCCCGTTCCAGGCGCAGAGCCAGGACAATGTCCCCAGCCTCGACCAGTTCACGCAGGAAATCCGCGTGGCGTCGAACAATTCGACCGGCCTCGGCTACCAGTTCGGCGTCTTCTATTTCGACGAAGGCCTCGACATCACCAGCTTCGAATTCGGCGGCCCGACCGATGCCACCCCGTCGGCGATCGCGGTGCAGCGCCAGGACAGCGAAGCCTATGGCATCTTCGGCTCGGTCAATTACGCGTTCGACAATGGCCTGAAGCTCCAGGCCGGCGCGCGCTACAACCACGACACGCGCGATTTCGTCGCCGCGCGTCCGGTCGAAACGCGCCCGCCCTTCGTCGTGAGCCCGAACACCCCGGTCCCGCCGCAGGCCGCCACCGTCAAGGGCAAGCTCCTGACCTGGGACGCCAGCGCGACCTATGAAGCGTCGGACGCGGTCACCATCTACGCCCGCGTCGCACGCGGCTATCGCGCGCCGTCGGTGCAGGGCCGCCTGACCTTTTCGCGCGTGATCTCGACCGCCGACCAGGAAGAGACGATCTCGTACGAGGCGGGCATCAAGACCGCCTTCCTGAACGACAAGGTCCGTTTCAACCTGACCGGCTATTATTTCGACACCAAGGACCTGCAGCTGACCGCGGTCGGCGGGACCGCCAACGTCGCGAGCCTGCTCAACGTCGATGCCAAGGGCCATGGCGTCGAAGCCGAGCTGCAGGCGGCACCCGCCCCCCGCCTCACCTTCTCGGTCGGCGGCGCGTGGAACGTCGCCGAGATCGACGATGCGGGCGCTTTCGTCGCGGGCTGCGGCTCGGCGACGCCGTGCACCGTGCTCGACCCGCAGCGCCCCGGCAGCCCCGGCATCTTCTCGATCGACGGCAACCAGCTGCCGCAGTCGCCGAAGTGGACGGTGAACTGGACCGCGGGTTACGAAATCCCGGTCGGCGACGGCGCCGTCTATGCCTTCACCGACTGGTATTACCGCTCGAAGGTGCAGTTCTTCCTCTATCGCTCGGTCGAATTCTCGGACGACAAGCTGCTCGAGGGCGGGCTGCGCGTCGGCTACAAGACCGACCGCTTCGACGTCGCGGCCTTCGTCCGCAACATCACCGGCGACAAGTCGGCGACCGGCGGCATCGATTTCAACAACCTCACCAGCTACGTCAACGAACCCCGCATCTGGGGCGCCGAGGCGAGCGTGAAGTTCTGA